Proteins from a genomic interval of candidate division KSB1 bacterium:
- a CDS encoding amidohydrolase: ADSTKPEEKSSKPAEMAKAPSFPPGAYGRTGPPEQPKAIFVKGATIWTSGPEGIIENGSLLINRGKISKIGKGLKAPSGAMVIDAKGKHVTPGLIDAHSHSGLSSINEGSQAVTAEVSVGDVINSYDIALYRELAGGLTAANQLHGSANPIGGKNSVIKLRWGSSPDALKIKDAIPGIKFALGENVKRSRSSNNKRYPDTRMGVEQIIRDRFKAALDYERKWQKFSALKKKNGVIPPRRDLELDTLLEIIHGKRLVHSHSYRQDEILMLVRVAEDFGFKIGTFQHVLEGYKVAEVLAKHGAGASTFSDWWAYKFEVYDAIPYNGALMHDAGVVVSFNSDSGELARRMNLEAAKAVKYGGVSEEEALKFVTLNPAKQLRIDHRVGSLEVGKDADFVIWSGSPLSTYSKCEQTWIEGRKYFDIEEDMKMRELVVNERARLIQKVFASEEKGKSKKKKSEAKPTY, translated from the coding sequence GGCAGACTCAACCAAGCCCGAAGAAAAGTCAAGCAAACCGGCTGAAATGGCCAAAGCTCCCAGCTTTCCACCGGGCGCTTACGGTCGAACCGGCCCTCCTGAGCAGCCCAAAGCAATTTTCGTCAAAGGGGCGACCATTTGGACAAGCGGTCCCGAAGGCATAATTGAAAACGGATCTCTTTTAATCAATCGCGGCAAAATTTCAAAAATCGGTAAAGGACTAAAAGCGCCCTCAGGTGCGATGGTTATCGACGCCAAAGGCAAACATGTGACACCCGGGCTTATCGACGCTCACTCCCACTCGGGGTTGAGTTCGATAAATGAAGGCTCGCAAGCCGTGACCGCTGAAGTTAGCGTTGGCGACGTCATCAACAGTTACGACATCGCTTTGTACCGTGAGCTTGCCGGCGGCCTAACTGCAGCGAATCAGTTGCACGGTTCCGCAAATCCAATTGGCGGAAAGAATTCCGTCATAAAACTTCGCTGGGGTTCTTCGCCGGACGCTTTGAAAATTAAAGATGCGATCCCCGGAATTAAATTTGCGTTAGGGGAAAATGTTAAACGATCAAGGTCGTCTAATAATAAACGTTATCCGGACACGCGCATGGGAGTCGAGCAGATCATTCGTGATCGCTTCAAGGCTGCTTTGGATTATGAAAGAAAATGGCAAAAATTCAGCGCGCTAAAGAAAAAGAACGGCGTCATTCCACCTCGTCGTGACCTGGAGCTCGATACTTTACTGGAGATCATTCACGGCAAACGCCTGGTTCACAGCCATTCCTACCGCCAGGATGAGATTCTCATGTTGGTGCGGGTTGCTGAGGATTTTGGTTTTAAGATTGGCACGTTTCAACACGTGCTCGAGGGCTACAAGGTCGCTGAAGTGTTGGCGAAGCACGGCGCCGGGGCGTCCACATTCAGTGACTGGTGGGCTTACAAATTTGAAGTTTACGATGCTATTCCGTATAACGGCGCTTTGATGCATGACGCGGGCGTTGTCGTTTCGTTTAATTCCGACAGCGGCGAATTGGCGCGGCGAATGAATCTCGAAGCAGCAAAGGCAGTCAAGTACGGCGGCGTCTCGGAAGAAGAAGCATTAAAATTTGTGACCTTAAATCCAGCGAAACAACTGCGCATTGATCATCGCGTCGGGTCGCTGGAAGTCGGCAAAGACGCCGATTTCGTGATTTGGAGTGGTAGTCCACTCTCGACGTATTCAAAATGCGAGCAGACCTGGATCGAAGGCCGGAAGTACTTCGACATTGAAGAAGATATGAAAATGCGTGAGCTGGTAGTTAATGAGCGGGCGCGACTTATTCAAAAAGTGTTTGCATCCGAAGAGAAAGGCAAGTCGAAGAAAAAGAAATCAGAAGCTAAACCGACTTATTAA
- a CDS encoding amidohydrolase family protein codes for MKRIINRNSGTRTLMGAFLLSVFALTINASDQVPGKPQDHPIALIGGTIHTVSGVIIGNGTVLFVDGKISGIGTQVDLPEGTEQININGKHVYPGLITANTRLGLLEINAVRATRDFAELGDVKPNIRAEVSINPDSELLPVARANGITMAHTIPMGGLIAGTSALITLDGWTWEDLTYKAPVGLYIDWPFMGVRRGRFVTKSEEDQLKERDEKLAKIRETFKQARAYLKAKEAEGQKGTPYHGSDLRLDAMIPVLKKEMPVLLHARGIKQIQAALDWAIDEDLRIILLCGQDVRFVTSLLKENNIPVIYEGTLTTPSRRWEPYDTPFSTPLKLFEAGVTFCISGSGRTFEAAHERNLPYQAAMAAAYGLPKEEALKAVTLYPAQILGVGDRVGSIEVGKDATLIVTNGDPLEIMTNVEMEFIQGRKIDLSSRHTELYEKYKTKYQRMELTNGKVTSK; via the coding sequence ATGAAAAGAATTATAAATCGAAATTCCGGAACCCGCACCTTGATGGGCGCCTTTTTACTCTCTGTATTTGCACTTACTATCAACGCCTCAGATCAAGTGCCTGGCAAACCACAGGATCACCCGATTGCGTTGATAGGTGGCACGATTCATACTGTCAGCGGTGTGATCATTGGGAACGGCACGGTTCTATTTGTCGATGGTAAAATTTCGGGAATTGGAACTCAGGTGGACTTACCTGAGGGCACGGAACAAATTAATATTAATGGCAAGCATGTTTATCCGGGCCTCATTACGGCAAATACACGACTGGGGCTCTTAGAGATTAACGCGGTGCGCGCGACCCGGGATTTCGCCGAGCTTGGCGACGTTAAACCGAATATTCGTGCCGAGGTTTCCATAAACCCCGACAGTGAATTGCTGCCGGTTGCCCGTGCCAATGGAATCACAATGGCGCATACCATTCCAATGGGTGGGCTCATCGCCGGGACCTCGGCACTTATCACACTTGACGGATGGACCTGGGAGGATCTGACTTATAAAGCGCCGGTCGGGCTTTATATTGACTGGCCCTTTATGGGTGTCCGCCGGGGGCGATTTGTGACTAAGAGTGAAGAGGATCAATTAAAAGAACGCGACGAAAAGTTGGCGAAAATCCGGGAGACATTCAAACAAGCGCGAGCTTATTTGAAGGCAAAAGAAGCAGAAGGTCAAAAGGGTACGCCGTACCACGGCTCAGACTTGCGCCTGGATGCGATGATTCCGGTTTTGAAGAAAGAAATGCCGGTTCTTTTGCATGCTCGCGGAATCAAGCAAATTCAAGCGGCCCTGGATTGGGCAATTGACGAAGACCTCAGAATAATTCTCTTGTGCGGTCAGGACGTTCGATTTGTTACGAGCTTGCTTAAAGAAAATAACATTCCGGTTATTTATGAAGGAACTTTAACTACGCCTTCACGTCGTTGGGAGCCGTATGACACGCCTTTTAGTACACCGCTTAAGTTGTTTGAGGCAGGAGTCACTTTTTGTATCTCAGGATCCGGAAGAACTTTTGAGGCAGCTCACGAACGAAACCTGCCTTACCAGGCTGCAATGGCCGCAGCTTATGGACTGCCAAAAGAAGAGGCATTGAAAGCAGTGACGCTTTACCCGGCTCAGATTTTGGGTGTGGGCGACCGGGTTGGCTCCATCGAAGTCGGTAAGGACGCTACTCTGATCGTGACGAATGGCGACCCCTTGGAAATTATGACAAACGTTGAAATGGAATTCATTCAAGGCCGCAAAATTGATCTGAGTAGCCGTCACACTGAGTTGTATGAGAAATATAAGACTAAATATCAGAGGATGGAATTGACGAACGGAAAAGTTACCTCAAAGTAG
- a CDS encoding PorV/PorQ family protein, with protein sequence MYQWTKTARVIFAALSLVGIFFNNSFSQITLDKALVQQATGAAGLFLRMGVGARALGMGGAFTGIADDPSAAYWNPSGLGQIHNFQFEFMNVNLPFDRTLNYFSATLPLKRFMTFGVSWVGFRVENLEARTSNSAEPDFLFNNTQNAFFLSMGTSLTHNFSIGGSLKVIRNELGSFAANGLGFDGSILFQPTDRLSLGLLVQDIGTDYRWEGGLTEGIPMTLRLGTAWKILDGVIVAVDVSKTTDESPQYHIGAEIRPVNSLPLRIGWNDAQITGGAGIVLPVSRHLMELNYSYTNDRIFNDAIHRVSLVFSLGKKSNLGHDRPRRAKKTMSRTKRTGASDIARTTSKKVVVTARVLNVRTGPGTKYRKMAKVKYGQKFQAFERRGNWRKIKLGNAQMGWVHIKYIQEIKK encoded by the coding sequence ATGTATCAGTGGACAAAAACAGCCAGAGTGATTTTCGCAGCTTTATCTTTAGTCGGAATCTTTTTTAACAATTCATTCTCCCAGATCACTCTTGACAAAGCGCTGGTGCAACAGGCTACAGGAGCCGCCGGTCTGTTTTTACGAATGGGCGTTGGCGCCCGAGCGCTGGGCATGGGCGGCGCATTTACAGGGATTGCGGATGACCCATCGGCGGCATATTGGAACCCCTCCGGACTGGGCCAAATACACAACTTTCAGTTTGAATTCATGAATGTCAACCTGCCGTTTGACCGGACATTGAATTACTTCAGCGCAACCTTGCCATTAAAAAGATTTATGACTTTTGGCGTCAGTTGGGTTGGTTTCAGAGTGGAAAATTTAGAAGCCAGAACCTCTAACAGCGCAGAACCGGACTTTCTCTTTAATAACACCCAGAATGCTTTTTTTCTTTCCATGGGAACGTCATTGACTCACAATTTCTCCATTGGCGGCAGCCTCAAAGTTATCAGAAACGAGCTGGGAAGTTTTGCGGCAAACGGTCTTGGTTTTGACGGATCGATTCTATTTCAACCGACCGACAGGCTTTCCCTGGGACTTTTGGTACAAGATATTGGCACCGATTACCGCTGGGAAGGCGGCCTCACCGAGGGCATCCCTATGACACTAAGACTGGGCACAGCCTGGAAAATACTCGACGGTGTAATTGTAGCAGTGGATGTCAGCAAAACCACCGACGAATCGCCGCAGTACCACATAGGCGCTGAAATCCGGCCGGTGAATTCTTTGCCGCTCAGGATTGGCTGGAATGATGCACAGATAACCGGGGGAGCAGGAATTGTACTGCCGGTTTCCCGGCATCTGATGGAGTTAAATTATAGTTACACAAACGACAGAATATTCAATGACGCCATACACCGGGTTTCTCTGGTCTTCTCACTTGGGAAAAAGTCCAACCTGGGCCACGACAGACCGAGACGCGCAAAAAAAACAATGTCAAGAACGAAGCGCACCGGCGCTAGCGATATTGCCAGAACAACGAGTAAGAAAGTTGTTGTAACAGCGAGAGTATTAAATGTGCGTACGGGACCCGGAACAAAATACCGAAAAATGGCCAAGGTTAAATACGGACAAAAATTTCAGGCCTTTGAAAGAAGAGGAAACTGGAGAAAAATCAAATTAGGAAATGCTCAGATGGGATGGGTGCACATCAAATATATTCAAGAGATAAAAAAATAG
- a CDS encoding fibronectin type III domain-containing protein encodes MKKNCFLRTINLTFLLLAPLLNAGSATVSWNANSELDLAGYKIYYGKSSGSYESQVYVGNVTSYHLTGLEEGKHYYFAVTALDFSGNESTFSKEVGTTISENTSDDQGSGNETNNTQTFIGQAYNYPNPFKIDSEKTIIRYELQNSAEVTIEIMDSNTNFITNLIKNEFRPAGENTGDVWDGRNSDGRFVANGVYFCNIRTSLEQKIIKIAVTR; translated from the coding sequence ATGAAAAAGAATTGTTTTTTAAGAACTATCAATTTGACATTTCTACTATTGGCCCCGCTGCTAAATGCCGGAAGCGCTACAGTTTCGTGGAACGCCAATTCGGAGCTCGACTTAGCTGGTTATAAAATCTATTATGGCAAAAGCTCCGGAAGTTATGAAAGCCAGGTTTATGTTGGAAATGTCACCAGTTATCATCTCACCGGGCTGGAAGAAGGTAAACACTATTATTTTGCGGTCACAGCCCTGGATTTCTCGGGCAACGAAAGCACCTTCTCAAAAGAAGTTGGGACAACCATTTCAGAAAACACATCCGACGATCAAGGGAGTGGCAACGAAACCAATAATACTCAGACATTCATTGGTCAGGCCTATAATTATCCCAATCCATTTAAAATCGATTCTGAAAAAACCATCATTCGATATGAACTCCAAAATTCCGCAGAAGTCACAATCGAGATCATGGATTCCAATACTAACTTTATAACCAACCTCATCAAAAACGAATTTAGACCTGCCGGCGAAAATACAGGAGATGTCTGGGATGGCAGAAATTCCGACGGCAGATTCGTGGCGAATGGAGTTTATTTTTGTAACATCCGCACTAGCCTGGAACAAAAGATCATAAAAATAGCCGTAACGAGATAA
- a CDS encoding response regulator, whose translation MKKKILIIEDNRETALVLREYFQDCGFDSEVAINGKEAFETFRKHSFDIVLTDFKLPDIDGLAVISKFRQTRPDLKVLFLTAHHLSLRDSNTQVLEKPCRPQKILDAINKMLLSQRGGAAHCQTQDEI comes from the coding sequence ATGAAGAAAAAAATTCTAATTATAGAAGACAACCGGGAAACAGCCTTGGTGTTAAGAGAGTATTTCCAGGACTGCGGGTTTGACTCCGAAGTTGCAATCAATGGCAAAGAAGCATTTGAAACATTTCGCAAGCATAGCTTTGATATTGTGCTAACGGATTTCAAACTGCCTGACATTGATGGTCTGGCTGTAATATCCAAATTCAGACAAACACGGCCGGATTTAAAAGTGCTCTTTTTAACAGCACATCATTTATCGCTGAGGGATTCCAACACGCAAGTTCTCGAAAAGCCGTGCAGACCTCAGAAAATTTTGGATGCAATTAATAAAATGCTTTTATCCCAGCGCGGTGGAGCTGCACACTGTCAAACGCAGGACGAAATTTGA
- a CDS encoding LysM peptidoglycan-binding domain-containing protein → MKKYILATLFLGLFVLFLEPAETLLSNLLRIEQPTIHKVEDGDWLSKIALEYYGDPTFWKELELINRAPEGNLVFPGENVIVPSFKVIRQIRNTKRLSEVNKLIKEQQNILVSTSIQPNNYQEVEKSQSERIATVTVKKPDESEVVKDVGRIIGFEQELAESSSDKASITSSILFAGVVALCLGFVIAIFYFMRKKRKDEISFYGADLDTEKLESEKSIYLDDFGENETKDDEEGEIQTETQTEKMQVV, encoded by the coding sequence ATGAAAAAGTATATTTTGGCGACCTTGTTTTTGGGGTTGTTTGTTTTATTCCTCGAACCAGCAGAAACACTCTTGAGCAATTTATTGAGAATTGAGCAACCCACCATTCATAAAGTTGAAGATGGCGATTGGCTCAGCAAAATCGCACTGGAGTATTATGGTGATCCCACCTTCTGGAAAGAGTTGGAACTGATCAATCGTGCTCCCGAAGGCAACCTGGTTTTTCCAGGGGAGAACGTCATCGTACCGAGTTTCAAGGTCATCCGACAAATTAGAAACACTAAACGGCTAAGCGAGGTAAATAAATTAATTAAAGAACAGCAAAATATCTTGGTTTCCACATCTATACAGCCGAACAATTATCAGGAAGTTGAAAAATCGCAGTCCGAAAGAATAGCGACCGTAACTGTGAAAAAACCGGATGAATCCGAGGTCGTTAAAGACGTTGGACGGATTATAGGCTTTGAACAAGAGCTAGCGGAGTCCAGTAGTGACAAAGCTTCAATAACGAGTTCAATTCTTTTTGCTGGCGTGGTTGCTCTATGTCTGGGATTCGTAATCGCTATTTTCTATTTTATGCGTAAAAAAAGAAAAGATGAAATCTCCTTCTACGGTGCGGATTTAGACACCGAGAAATTGGAATCGGAAAAAAGTATCTATCTCGATGACTTTGGAGAAAACGAAACGAAGGATGATGAAGAAGGGGAAATCCAAACAGAGACACAGACAGAAAAAATGCAAGTAGTTTAG
- a CDS encoding sigma-54-dependent Fis family transcriptional regulator gives MGSNVKYQILIADDEPSITVGLAELLELEGYETTTVNDGKEALKQIEEKPFDIALLDLVMPGLDGLQILNEINKTGLSTTVIMISGKGSTETTVKAIKSGAYDYLDKPVDPNRLRTIIAKALEHQSLVKKNKELEQKVQSLSRYNDMVGQDEKINEVYHLIDAVADTSASVLITGESGTGKELVARAIHQKSSRLKGPFIAINCSALPRDILENELFGHEKGAFTGALKEKPGCFEMADGGTLFLDEIGEMPNDTQTKLLRVLEEMSFRRLGGTKEVTVDVRVVAATNRKIQKAIKNGLLREDLYFRLSVMEIELPSLRERMSDLLPLINEFLKIFNERNKKEVKGFSPECLEVLRKYHWPGNIRELKNLVERTVILCEGDTVELKHFPKHILAAPQKKSGESIELGRELQEIEKDVIFKTLKMTHNNKTKAAQILGISLKTMHNKLNKYYVEDADI, from the coding sequence ATGGGAAGCAATGTAAAATATCAAATCCTCATCGCTGATGACGAACCTTCGATAACAGTAGGCCTTGCAGAATTACTCGAATTGGAGGGATATGAAACAACAACTGTGAATGATGGCAAAGAGGCCCTAAAACAGATAGAAGAAAAACCTTTTGATATCGCTCTTCTTGATTTAGTCATGCCGGGTTTGGACGGATTGCAAATTTTGAATGAGATTAATAAAACGGGTCTGTCGACAACTGTGATCATGATATCCGGAAAAGGAAGTACCGAAACAACCGTGAAAGCAATCAAGTCAGGCGCTTACGATTATTTAGACAAACCGGTCGACCCAAACCGACTGCGGACAATCATCGCAAAAGCTCTCGAGCATCAAAGTTTAGTGAAAAAAAATAAAGAGCTCGAGCAAAAAGTTCAGAGCTTATCTCGGTATAATGATATGGTTGGCCAGGACGAAAAAATCAACGAAGTTTATCATTTAATTGATGCGGTAGCAGACACGTCTGCGAGTGTGTTAATTACGGGCGAAAGCGGCACGGGAAAAGAATTGGTCGCCCGCGCAATTCATCAAAAAAGCAGCCGGCTGAAGGGTCCGTTTATCGCCATAAACTGCTCTGCCCTTCCACGTGATATTCTGGAAAATGAATTGTTCGGTCATGAAAAGGGCGCGTTTACCGGTGCGCTCAAGGAAAAGCCGGGCTGTTTTGAGATGGCGGACGGTGGCACCCTTTTCCTCGATGAAATCGGTGAAATGCCGAATGATACACAAACCAAGCTGCTGCGTGTTCTGGAAGAAATGAGCTTTAGGCGTCTGGGCGGTACAAAGGAAGTCACCGTTGATGTCAGAGTGGTCGCTGCCACAAATCGCAAGATTCAAAAAGCAATCAAAAATGGACTTTTGAGGGAAGACCTCTATTTTCGCTTAAGCGTTATGGAAATTGAGCTCCCCTCCCTCAGAGAAAGAATGAGCGATCTGCTGCCGCTCATTAATGAATTTCTAAAAATCTTCAATGAGAGAAACAAAAAAGAAGTAAAAGGCTTTTCTCCCGAATGTCTGGAGGTTTTGAGAAAATATCATTGGCCCGGAAATATTAGGGAATTAAAGAATCTGGTAGAACGGACTGTCATTCTGTGCGAGGGGGACACCGTGGAATTAAAACACTTTCCGAAACATATTTTAGCAGCGCCACAAAAAAAAAGCGGGGAAAGTATTGAGCTGGGCAGAGAACTACAGGAAATTGAGAAGGACGTAATCTTCAAAACATTAAAAATGACCCATAACAATAAAACCAAAGCCGCCCAAATATTGGGAATCAGTTTGAAAACAATGCACAACAAATTGAATAAATACTATGTAGAAGATGCGGACATTTGA